One window of the Microvirga mediterraneensis genome contains the following:
- a CDS encoding extensin family protein, whose protein sequence is MGRGRRALVRIVSIMGGLVLASVVWAQDPAPPLPPPRPDSPVEPMPLPPPRPDRPAAPEPSAENAPEEGASSEQKAETGSETGDACLQRLTQLGLHFEKRPPVKENSCSIENPVLVSALPNGVTVVPASLMGCPVAESITRWMSDAVAPEAERQFQSAPTKLLIGTSYQCRDQRNGAKLSEHAFGNGLDVMGFEFAKRPALTVGSHEENSPEASFQAAIRKAACPIFNTVLGPGSDSDHGNHLHLDLRQRKGDYRICQ, encoded by the coding sequence ATGGGTCGCGGTCGCCGTGCGCTGGTTCGGATTGTGAGCATCATGGGAGGATTGGTGCTCGCGTCTGTCGTTTGGGCCCAGGATCCGGCACCGCCGCTGCCTCCGCCCAGGCCCGACAGCCCGGTCGAGCCAATGCCATTGCCCCCGCCGAGGCCGGATCGTCCCGCCGCGCCGGAGCCTAGCGCCGAAAATGCGCCGGAGGAGGGCGCCTCTTCCGAACAAAAGGCCGAAACCGGAAGCGAAACCGGCGATGCCTGCCTCCAGCGCCTCACCCAGCTCGGGCTCCATTTCGAAAAACGCCCGCCCGTGAAGGAGAACAGTTGCAGCATCGAAAACCCGGTTCTGGTCTCCGCGCTGCCCAATGGGGTCACGGTCGTGCCGGCCTCGCTCATGGGATGCCCCGTGGCCGAGAGCATCACCCGTTGGATGAGCGACGCGGTCGCGCCCGAGGCCGAGCGTCAGTTCCAGAGCGCGCCGACGAAGCTTCTCATCGGCACCTCCTATCAATGCCGGGATCAGCGGAATGGCGCGAAGCTGAGCGAACATGCCTTCGGCAACGGCCTCGACGTCATGGGCTTCGAATTCGCCAAACGGCCTGCGCTGACGGTCGGAAGCCATGAGGAGAATTCGCCGGAGGCGTCGTTCCAGGCGGCGATCCGGAAAGCCGCCTGTCCGATCTTCAATACGGTGCTCGGACCGGGCTCGGATTCGGATCACGGCAATCACCTTCATCTCGATCTGCGCCAGCGCAAGGGCGATTACCGGATCTGCCAATAG
- a CDS encoding L,D-transpeptidase family protein codes for MRCVAYAALGIMCLLGSASAAPQALNLDAVNKAEWSAETGKGKEIDPALVKIQVLLDRARFSPGVIDGHNGENLRNAIKAFDAAHDLKADGKLDEESWAKLNETSSEPTLIEYTIKAEDVKGPFVAIPEKMEDQAKLDHLGYSSAEELLAEKFHMDMDLIKTLNPGKSFDKAGTSILVANVRTKQSEPEKVEKASKIEVVKNEHILRVLNKDGSVVATYPASIGSEEKPAPSGSYTVRAVAPNPNYTYNPDYAFKGVKTKEKFEIKPGPNNPVGSTWIDLSIESYGIHGTPEPEKVGKAYSHGCVRLTNWDVEALSKMVEKGTPVDFID; via the coding sequence ATGAGATGCGTTGCGTATGCTGCCCTTGGAATCATGTGCCTGTTGGGTTCGGCTTCCGCCGCACCTCAGGCGTTGAACCTGGACGCCGTGAACAAGGCCGAGTGGTCGGCCGAGACAGGCAAGGGCAAGGAGATCGATCCGGCTCTCGTCAAGATACAGGTTCTGCTCGACCGGGCCCGATTCTCGCCCGGCGTCATCGATGGGCATAATGGCGAGAACCTTCGCAATGCGATCAAGGCCTTCGATGCTGCGCACGATCTCAAAGCCGACGGGAAACTCGATGAGGAATCCTGGGCCAAGCTCAACGAGACTTCGTCCGAGCCCACCCTGATCGAGTACACGATCAAGGCTGAGGACGTGAAAGGCCCCTTCGTTGCCATTCCGGAAAAGATGGAGGACCAAGCCAAGCTCGACCATCTCGGCTATTCCAGCGCGGAGGAACTCCTGGCCGAGAAGTTTCACATGGACATGGATCTGATCAAGACCCTGAATCCCGGCAAATCCTTCGACAAGGCCGGGACGTCCATCCTCGTCGCCAATGTCCGGACGAAACAGTCGGAGCCGGAGAAAGTGGAGAAGGCCTCGAAGATCGAGGTCGTGAAGAACGAGCACATCCTGCGCGTTCTGAACAAGGACGGCTCCGTCGTCGCGACCTATCCGGCGTCCATCGGCAGCGAGGAGAAGCCGGCGCCCAGCGGATCGTACACGGTTCGCGCCGTGGCTCCGAACCCGAACTACACATACAATCCGGACTATGCCTTCAAGGGCGTCAAGACCAAGGAGAAGTTCGAGATCAAGCCTGGACCGAACAATCCTGTCGGAAGCACATGGATCGATCTATCCATCGAGTCCTACGGCATCCACGGGACGCCCGAACCTGAGAAGGTCGGAAAAGCCTACTCACACGGTTGCGTGAGGCTGACGAACTGGGACGTCGAAGCCTTGTCCAAGATGGTCGAGAAGGGGACGCCGGTCGATTTCATCGACTGA
- a CDS encoding GNAT family N-acetyltransferase: MTIQVKIAQGLGAVAAADWDACAIGMRSGDDDPFNPFVSHAFLSTLEDSGCVGAKTGWAPLHVLFEDEAGKILGAAPCYLKSHSMGEYVFDHSWADAYTRAGGHYYPKLQVAVPFTPVTGPRLLVPDGPRAAEIRSYLIAGLRALRDQTNASSIHATFLQETDLEALTSERFLRRDDQQFHWFNDHYGSFDDFLAALASRKRKAIRRERRDALSNGISIEWVTGREITEAHWDAFFAFYMDTGSRKWGRPYLNRRFFSLVGERMADRILLVMAKRNGRYIAGAINFIGDKRLYGRNWGCIEDHPFLHFEVCYYQAIEFAIARGLARVEAGAQGEHKLARGYRPVITSSAHDIADPSLRRAVQDYLEQERLYVSEAAGELSEATPFRHRDED; this comes from the coding sequence GTGACGATCCAGGTCAAAATTGCCCAAGGTCTCGGTGCGGTCGCCGCCGCCGACTGGGACGCTTGTGCCATCGGGATGCGCTCGGGCGACGACGACCCGTTCAACCCGTTCGTATCCCATGCCTTCCTGTCCACCCTGGAGGATTCCGGCTGCGTGGGGGCAAAGACCGGCTGGGCCCCCCTTCATGTCCTGTTCGAGGATGAGGCCGGAAAAATTCTCGGCGCGGCGCCCTGCTATCTCAAGTCCCATTCCATGGGCGAGTATGTGTTCGATCATTCCTGGGCTGACGCCTATACCCGGGCGGGAGGGCACTATTACCCTAAACTCCAGGTCGCGGTGCCGTTCACGCCGGTGACGGGGCCCCGCCTCCTGGTGCCGGACGGCCCTCGGGCGGCGGAGATCCGCTCCTATCTGATCGCGGGACTGCGCGCCCTGCGGGATCAGACGAACGCCTCCTCCATCCACGCGACCTTCCTGCAGGAGACGGACCTCGAGGCGCTGACCTCGGAACGGTTCCTGCGCCGGGACGACCAGCAGTTCCACTGGTTCAACGACCATTACGGCAGCTTCGACGATTTCCTGGCGGCTTTGGCCTCCCGCAAGCGAAAGGCCATCCGGCGCGAGCGGCGCGATGCCCTCTCGAACGGCATCTCCATCGAATGGGTGACGGGCCGCGAGATCACGGAGGCCCATTGGGACGCCTTCTTCGCGTTCTACATGGACACGGGCTCGCGCAAATGGGGACGCCCCTATCTCAACCGCCGCTTCTTCTCCCTCGTGGGCGAGCGGATGGCCGACCGGATCCTGCTCGTCATGGCCAAGCGGAACGGGCGCTATATCGCCGGGGCGATCAACTTCATCGGCGACAAGCGCCTCTACGGCCGCAACTGGGGCTGCATCGAGGATCACCCCTTCCTGCATTTCGAGGTCTGCTACTATCAGGCGATCGAGTTCGCCATTGCTCGCGGCCTCGCACGGGTCGAAGCCGGAGCCCAGGGAGAGCACAAGCTCGCCCGGGGCTATAGACCCGTCATTACCTCATCGGCGCACGACATCGCCGATCCGTCCCTGCGGCGGGCGGTTCAGGACTACCTGGAGCAGGAACGCCTCTATGTCTCCGAGGCCGCCGGAGAGCTGTCGGAAGCCACCCCGTTCCGGCATCGCGACGAAGACTGA
- a CDS encoding CDC48 family AAA ATPase, with amino-acid sequence MADDGQSVRLQVANARPDDSGRGLARMSRQSLAEIGIQEGQAVEIVGKRHTTAIAVTPYPEDEGLNIIRLDGLQRVNAGVGSGDHVEVKRADVRPATRVVLAPAQKGLRLQGSGDALKRTFYQRPLTAGDVISTSVYSQRSSGQRLPEEMRGFLNIPAYGLQEIRLVVVSTQPRGIVHVTAETEIELRPQFEEPREARRADVTYDDIGGLGSTVDQVREMVELPLRHPELFQRLGIDPPKGVLLYGPPGTGKTRLARAVANETEAQFFHIAGPEIMGSHYGESEQRLRQVFQEAQQNAPAIIFIDEIDSIAPKREEVTGEVERRIVAQLLTLMDGLEPRQNIVVIGATNRREAIDEALRRPGRFDREIVIGVPDESGRREILGIHTRGMPLAEDVDLEDIARTTYGFVGADLAALAREAAMDSLRRILPGINLRDGIPSNVLESLQVTRQDFMNAMKRVQPSALREIMIQVPNVTWDDIGGVEEARTRLREGVELPLKSPESFRRLGIRPAKGFLLFGPPGTGKTLLAKAVAREAQANFVATKSSDLLSKWYGESEQQVSRLFARARQVAPTVIFIDEIDSLAPVRGGGLGEPAVTERVVNTILAEMDGLEELQGVVVMAATNRPNLIDPALLRPGRFDELIYVPVPDAQGRRHILGIHTKTMPLGPDVDLDAIAERTSRFTGADLEDLTRRAGLLALRESLQAEHVTMAHFEQALRETRPSVTPEMEREYEDMLRTLKQEGPQRQSIGFLPLRQAAE; translated from the coding sequence ATGGCAGACGATGGGCAGAGTGTACGCCTTCAGGTCGCGAATGCCCGGCCGGACGATTCGGGCCGGGGCCTCGCACGCATGAGCCGGCAGTCGCTTGCCGAAATCGGCATCCAGGAAGGTCAAGCCGTCGAAATCGTCGGCAAGCGTCACACTACGGCCATCGCCGTCACACCCTATCCTGAAGACGAAGGCCTGAACATCATTCGTCTCGACGGCCTGCAGCGTGTCAATGCAGGCGTAGGCAGCGGCGACCACGTGGAGGTGAAGCGCGCGGACGTGCGGCCGGCGACCCGCGTCGTGCTCGCGCCGGCCCAGAAAGGGCTGCGCCTCCAGGGCTCGGGCGATGCCCTGAAGCGGACCTTCTACCAGCGTCCCTTGACGGCGGGCGACGTGATTTCCACCTCGGTCTATTCGCAGCGTTCGTCGGGCCAGCGGCTGCCGGAGGAGATGCGAGGCTTTCTCAACATCCCGGCCTATGGCCTGCAGGAGATCCGCCTCGTCGTCGTCTCGACCCAGCCGCGCGGCATCGTGCATGTGACGGCCGAGACCGAAATCGAACTTCGACCGCAATTCGAGGAGCCGCGGGAGGCGCGCCGCGCCGACGTGACCTATGACGATATCGGCGGCCTCGGCAGCACGGTCGATCAGGTCCGCGAGATGGTGGAACTGCCGCTTCGCCACCCAGAGCTCTTTCAGCGCCTCGGCATCGATCCGCCGAAAGGCGTCCTGCTCTACGGGCCTCCCGGTACCGGCAAGACCAGGCTGGCGCGGGCCGTCGCCAACGAGACGGAGGCGCAGTTCTTCCACATTGCCGGCCCCGAGATCATGGGCAGTCATTACGGCGAGTCGGAGCAGAGGCTTCGGCAGGTCTTCCAGGAAGCGCAGCAGAACGCCCCCGCCATCATCTTCATCGACGAGATCGACAGCATCGCGCCCAAGCGCGAAGAGGTTACGGGCGAGGTCGAGCGGCGGATCGTCGCCCAGCTGCTCACCCTCATGGACGGCCTGGAGCCCCGCCAGAATATCGTGGTGATCGGCGCAACCAACCGGCGCGAGGCCATCGACGAGGCTCTTCGCCGTCCGGGCCGCTTCGACCGCGAGATCGTCATCGGCGTGCCTGACGAGTCCGGACGCCGGGAGATCCTCGGCATCCACACCCGCGGCATGCCCCTGGCCGAGGACGTCGACCTGGAGGACATCGCCCGCACGACCTACGGATTCGTCGGAGCCGATCTGGCCGCGCTGGCTCGGGAAGCCGCCATGGATTCCCTGCGGCGCATCCTGCCCGGCATCAACCTGAGGGATGGGATCCCGTCCAACGTGCTCGAGAGCCTGCAAGTCACCCGGCAGGATTTCATGAACGCCATGAAGCGCGTCCAGCCTTCGGCCCTGCGCGAGATCATGATCCAGGTGCCCAACGTGACCTGGGACGATATCGGTGGCGTCGAAGAGGCTCGCACCCGGCTGCGCGAGGGTGTGGAACTGCCGCTCAAGAGTCCGGAATCCTTCCGCCGCCTCGGCATCCGCCCGGCCAAGGGCTTCCTGCTGTTCGGCCCTCCAGGCACCGGCAAGACTCTCCTGGCGAAGGCCGTCGCCCGGGAAGCCCAGGCCAATTTCGTGGCGACTAAATCCTCCGACCTTCTCTCGAAATGGTACGGCGAATCCGAGCAGCAGGTGTCGCGCCTCTTCGCCCGGGCCCGTCAGGTCGCCCCGACCGTGATCTTCATCGACGAGATCGACTCCCTTGCTCCCGTTCGTGGCGGCGGGCTGGGCGAGCCCGCCGTGACGGAGCGGGTCGTCAACACGATCCTGGCGGAAATGGACGGCCTCGAGGAGTTGCAGGGCGTCGTCGTCATGGCGGCCACGAACCGGCCGAACCTCATCGACCCTGCCCTGCTCCGTCCGGGCCGTTTCGACGAGCTGATCTACGTGCCGGTTCCCGACGCGCAGGGGCGCCGCCATATCCTGGGCATACACACCAAGACGATGCCGCTCGGCCCGGACGTGGATCTCGACGCCATCGCCGAACGGACGAGCCGCTTCACCGGGGCGGACCTCGAGGATCTCACCCGCCGCGCGGGGCTTCTCGCCTTGAGGGAATCGCTCCAGGCGGAGCATGTGACCATGGCCCATTTCGAACAGGCCCTGCGCGAGACCCGCCCGTCCGTGACTCCCGAGATGGAACGGGAATACGAGGACATGCTTCGGACCCTCAAGCAGGAAGGTCCGCAGCGTCAGTCCATCGGATTCCTCCCGCTGAGGCAGGCGGCCGAATAA
- a CDS encoding glycerophosphodiester phosphodiesterase family protein: protein MSTPSWLVAKPIAHRGLHNKANGIIENTISAAEAAIARGFPIELDVQLTADNEAVVFHDFELDRLTGETGLVAERNLSALTRIDISGTMGGDKIPSFKGYLGTIAGRTPLVIEIKSKFNGDMRLTKRVIEILADYSGPFVVKSFDPDIVAYLRENTPTITRGFIGELEYASKSDSFLSPEQKHRMANLLHFSETQPHFLSWRVKDIPCASTHLSRILGHLPVMTWTVRNPEDRARAEKHADQMVFEGFIP, encoded by the coding sequence ATGAGCACCCCGAGCTGGCTCGTCGCGAAGCCCATCGCCCATCGCGGCCTCCACAACAAAGCCAACGGCATCATCGAGAACACGATCTCGGCCGCGGAGGCCGCCATCGCGCGCGGCTTCCCCATCGAGCTCGACGTCCAGCTGACCGCCGACAACGAGGCCGTCGTCTTCCACGATTTCGAGCTCGACCGCCTCACGGGCGAGACCGGGCTTGTGGCTGAGCGCAACCTCTCGGCGCTGACCCGCATCGATATCTCCGGCACCATGGGCGGGGACAAGATTCCGTCGTTCAAGGGTTATCTCGGCACGATCGCCGGCCGTACGCCGCTGGTCATCGAGATCAAGAGCAAGTTCAACGGCGACATGCGGCTCACCAAGCGGGTCATCGAGATCCTGGCGGATTACAGCGGCCCCTTCGTCGTGAAGTCCTTCGACCCGGATATCGTGGCCTATCTTCGCGAGAACACGCCGACCATCACCCGCGGCTTCATCGGGGAGCTGGAATATGCCTCCAAGTCGGACAGCTTCCTGTCCCCCGAGCAGAAGCACCGGATGGCCAACCTGCTGCATTTCTCCGAGACGCAGCCGCACTTCCTGTCCTGGCGCGTGAAGGACATCCCCTGCGCGTCGACCCATCTGAGCCGGATCCTGGGCCACCTGCCCGTCATGACCTGGACCGTGCGCAACCCGGAAGACCGCGCCCGCGCGGAGAAGCACGCCGACCAGATGGTCTTCGAGGGCTTCATCCCCTGA
- a CDS encoding RidA family protein, with protein sequence MSAIDKKLQDLGITLPTPAAPVANYVPFVRTGNLIVISGQLCLGLDGKIADGHKGKLGAEISSETGQEAARLCAINLLAQLKAAVGDLDKVTRCVRLGGFINAVPSFAALAPVMNGASDLMVEVLGDAGRHARSTIGVAELPLDACVEVEGMFEVQ encoded by the coding sequence ATGAGCGCAATCGACAAGAAACTTCAGGATTTGGGTATCACTCTCCCGACACCGGCCGCGCCGGTCGCGAATTATGTCCCGTTCGTTCGGACCGGGAATTTGATCGTCATTTCCGGGCAGCTCTGCCTCGGCCTCGACGGCAAGATCGCCGACGGTCACAAGGGCAAGCTCGGAGCGGAAATCTCCTCCGAGACCGGCCAGGAGGCGGCTCGCCTGTGCGCCATCAACCTGCTCGCCCAGCTCAAGGCCGCGGTCGGTGATCTCGACAAGGTCACGCGCTGCGTCCGCCTCGGCGGCTTCATCAATGCGGTGCCGAGCTTCGCGGCCCTTGCCCCCGTCATGAACGGCGCCTCCGACCTGATGGTCGAGGTCCTGGGCGACGCGGGCCGCCATGCCCGCTCCACCATCGGCGTCGCGGAACTGCCCCTCGATGCCTGCGTCGAAGTCGAAGGAATGTTCGAAGTCCAATGA
- a CDS encoding DMT family transporter, translating into MRRQERLALAAAAATGVQVGAAMVATRFVVQDIGPASLAFLRYAIAVLCLVPPLLMSARVRFAIRDLMVVLGLGIVQFGILIALLNLGLRFISSTRAALLFATFPLMTMIIAAFLGREDLSRAKVAGVVLTIVGVGMALGERLIVQSAIEEWIGALLVLAAALCGAICSVLYRPYLARYPTLPVGAWAMLASVMFLAAPAGVEGLFTEEPRLGPSGWIAVLFIGLSSGIGYVLWLWALKNTTPTRVTVFLSLSPITAALLGIWFLGEPLTAGVLLGLAGVAAGLWLATRNPRALG; encoded by the coding sequence GTGAGACGGCAGGAGAGGCTTGCCCTTGCGGCGGCCGCCGCGACGGGCGTCCAGGTCGGCGCCGCCATGGTCGCGACGCGCTTCGTGGTCCAGGATATCGGCCCGGCATCGCTGGCTTTCCTACGCTACGCCATCGCTGTTCTCTGCCTCGTCCCGCCCTTGCTGATGAGCGCGCGGGTTCGGTTCGCCATCCGCGACCTCATGGTCGTCTTGGGCCTCGGCATCGTGCAGTTCGGTATTTTGATTGCGCTCTTGAACCTCGGACTCCGGTTCATCTCGTCCACCCGGGCAGCTCTCTTGTTCGCGACCTTTCCGCTGATGACCATGATCATCGCGGCGTTTCTAGGCCGGGAAGATCTCAGCCGTGCGAAAGTCGCAGGCGTCGTCCTGACGATCGTCGGCGTCGGGATGGCGTTGGGCGAGCGGCTGATCGTGCAAAGCGCAATCGAGGAATGGATCGGAGCCCTGCTGGTGCTCGCCGCTGCCCTGTGCGGCGCCATATGCTCGGTGCTCTACCGCCCCTATCTCGCCCGCTATCCGACTCTGCCCGTCGGGGCCTGGGCCATGCTGGCCTCGGTCATGTTCCTGGCAGCACCCGCCGGTGTGGAAGGGCTCTTCACCGAAGAACCGCGTCTAGGTCCATCAGGCTGGATCGCTGTTCTGTTCATCGGCCTGTCGAGCGGGATCGGTTACGTGCTCTGGCTTTGGGCGCTCAAGAACACCACTCCGACCCGAGTCACGGTGTTCCTCTCACTGAGCCCGATCACGGCGGCATTGCTCGGTATCTGGTTTCTCGGCGAGCCCTTGACGGCTGGCGTTTTGCTGGGACTTGCCGGTGTCGCGGCCGGGCTTTGGCTTGCGACCAGGAACCCACGGGCTCTCGGGTAA
- a CDS encoding bifunctional helix-turn-helix transcriptional regulator/GNAT family N-acetyltransferase has protein sequence MSHMPNVPTNEQIEKVRSFNRFYTRHIGLLNEGLLESAFSLTEARVLYELAHRHPVTAADLGRDLGLDAGYLSRLLKRFDAKGLLRRTPSQDDRRQLLLSLTEEGIAAFAPLNQASATQVAAMLSELLPGDRERLVQSMATVERLVGNGATSDPSYNLRPHRIGDIGWIAYRQGLLYAQEYGWDESFEALVAEIAASFVRNFDPRWERCWIAERHGEIIGSVFLVRSSDEVAKLRLLYVEPSARGLGLGRRLVDECIGFAREKGYRTLTLWTNDVLVAACGIYRAAGFRLVKEEAHHSFGKDLVGQTWDLDL, from the coding sequence GAGAAGGTGAGGAGCTTCAACCGCTTCTACACGCGTCATATCGGTCTTTTGAACGAGGGGCTGCTGGAAAGCGCATTCTCGCTCACGGAAGCGCGGGTGCTCTACGAGCTGGCCCATCGCCATCCGGTAACGGCCGCCGACCTGGGACGGGACCTCGGGCTCGATGCCGGCTATCTCAGCCGTCTGCTCAAAAGGTTCGACGCTAAGGGCCTGCTCCGGCGCACTCCTTCTCAGGACGACCGGCGCCAGCTTCTTCTGTCCCTGACGGAGGAGGGCATCGCCGCATTCGCGCCGCTGAACCAGGCATCCGCGACCCAGGTGGCTGCCATGCTGTCGGAACTCTTGCCCGGCGATCGGGAGCGGCTCGTTCAGTCCATGGCCACGGTCGAGCGTCTGGTCGGGAATGGGGCGACATCCGATCCTTCCTACAATCTGCGTCCGCACCGGATCGGGGATATCGGGTGGATCGCGTACCGGCAGGGGCTTCTCTACGCCCAGGAATACGGTTGGGATGAAAGCTTCGAGGCGTTGGTAGCGGAGATCGCCGCTTCCTTCGTCAGGAATTTCGACCCGCGATGGGAGCGCTGCTGGATTGCCGAACGCCATGGAGAGATCATCGGCAGCGTCTTTCTCGTGCGCTCGTCCGATGAGGTCGCGAAGCTCCGGCTGCTCTATGTGGAGCCTTCCGCGAGGGGGCTCGGCCTCGGACGCCGTCTGGTCGACGAATGCATCGGCTTCGCCAGGGAGAAGGGCTATAGGACGCTGACCCTGTGGACCAACGATGTGCTCGTTGCGGCGTGCGGCATCTATCGAGCGGCGGGCTTCAGGCTGGTGAAGGAAGAGGCGCATCATTCCTTCGGGAAGGACCTCGTCGGGCAGACCTGGGATCTCGACCTGTGA
- a CDS encoding PAS domain-containing sensor histidine kinase: MGERIRHHDWASTPVGRIETWPHSLRTAVSIMLHSKFPTYMLWGQELTSFYNDAYAPVLGSKPDALGRPFREVWAEAWDTVGPIAERAFLGQASYFEDLPIILKRNGYPEQTWWTFSYSPIHDETGGVGGILCIVHDTTAKVLSERRLEFLVRLSDRLRGLNEPIDVIAAAQEMLGQHLGASRVGYGEVEATARYFTTEHNWTDGSVAHRTGTHDLAAFGPEIHGALKRGETLVVNDAAADPRTNSPDHLSAFAYLELRAVITVSLIKRGRMVAALYVHDKEPRLWSSGEIKLIEDVAERTWDAVERLRSEAALRKSEERLQLALTAASVVGTWDWDIQSDLVYADERFASLYGVETEAAAAGAPIADFVSGIHPDDRSRIEEQIQQTLETGETLAAEYRTIDKSGRIHWVFAQGRCYRAAGQPVRFPGISVDITERKKAEEHRELLINELNHRVKNTLATVQSIASQTLRNADNPEAARASMEARLLALSRAHDVLTRENWEGAGLIEIVRGAMAPYRHERENRLHLEGPDVRLTPRMALAIAMALQELATNAVKYGALSNTSGEVQVAWFVKQTGEKRLHLTWSESGGPVVEPPRRRGFGTRLIERSLAQDLNGEVHITFAPSGVICTVDAPIVQA, encoded by the coding sequence ATGGGTGAGCGCATTCGCCATCACGATTGGGCATCCACACCTGTCGGCCGAATCGAGACATGGCCGCATTCCCTGCGGACCGCCGTGAGCATCATGCTCCATTCCAAGTTCCCGACCTACATGCTGTGGGGACAGGAGCTGACGAGCTTCTACAACGATGCCTATGCGCCGGTCTTAGGCTCGAAACCTGACGCCTTGGGACGACCCTTCCGCGAAGTATGGGCGGAAGCCTGGGACACGGTCGGCCCGATTGCCGAACGGGCGTTCCTCGGACAAGCCAGCTACTTCGAGGACCTGCCCATTATCCTCAAGCGCAACGGTTATCCGGAACAAACTTGGTGGACGTTCTCCTATAGCCCCATTCATGACGAGACCGGTGGTGTCGGCGGGATCCTCTGCATCGTTCATGACACGACCGCAAAGGTTCTCAGCGAGCGTCGCCTTGAGTTTCTCGTGCGCCTGAGCGACCGCCTGCGCGGCTTGAACGAGCCTATCGACGTGATCGCGGCGGCACAGGAAATGCTCGGCCAGCATCTCGGTGCGAGCCGCGTCGGCTATGGTGAGGTCGAGGCAACGGCCCGCTACTTCACGACGGAGCACAACTGGACGGACGGCTCGGTTGCCCATCGGACGGGAACCCACGACCTCGCGGCGTTCGGCCCGGAGATCCACGGCGCTCTTAAGCGTGGCGAAACGCTTGTGGTCAATGATGCCGCTGCCGATCCGCGCACCAACTCGCCCGATCACCTTAGCGCCTTTGCGTATCTCGAACTCCGCGCCGTCATCACGGTCAGCCTGATCAAGCGCGGACGCATGGTCGCCGCCCTCTACGTTCATGACAAGGAGCCTCGCCTCTGGAGTTCGGGTGAGATCAAGCTCATCGAGGATGTCGCCGAGCGGACCTGGGATGCGGTCGAGCGCCTTCGATCGGAGGCGGCCCTGCGCAAAAGCGAGGAACGGCTCCAGCTCGCGCTGACCGCAGCGAGCGTCGTGGGGACCTGGGACTGGGATATTCAATCCGATCTCGTCTATGCGGACGAGCGCTTCGCCTCCCTCTACGGTGTCGAAACCGAGGCCGCTGCGGCGGGTGCTCCCATCGCAGACTTCGTCAGCGGCATTCACCCGGACGACCGGAGCCGGATAGAGGAACAGATCCAGCAGACCTTGGAAACAGGCGAGACCCTGGCTGCCGAGTACCGCACGATCGACAAGAGCGGGCGGATCCACTGGGTGTTCGCCCAGGGGCGTTGCTACAGAGCCGCCGGCCAGCCCGTGAGATTTCCAGGCATCTCCGTCGACATCACCGAGAGGAAGAAGGCCGAGGAGCACCGTGAGCTTCTGATCAATGAACTGAACCATCGGGTCAAGAACACCCTGGCGACCGTTCAATCCATCGCATCCCAAACCCTTCGCAACGCAGACAATCCGGAAGCGGCCCGCGCCTCGATGGAGGCGCGGCTGCTCGCCCTGTCCCGAGCCCACGACGTGCTGACGCGGGAAAACTGGGAAGGAGCCGGCCTGATCGAGATCGTCAGGGGAGCCATGGCTCCTTATCGCCACGAGCGCGAGAACCGACTTCATCTGGAAGGGCCGGATGTCCGCCTGACACCGCGCATGGCGCTCGCGATCGCAATGGCCCTGCAGGAACTTGCCACCAATGCCGTGAAATATGGGGCTCTGTCGAACACGTCCGGTGAGGTCCAGGTCGCCTGGTTCGTCAAGCAGACAGGTGAGAAGCGCCTGCATCTCACATGGTCCGAAAGTGGCGGGCCGGTGGTCGAGCCCCCTCGACGGCGCGGCTTCGGCACTCGGTTGATCGAGCGAAGCCTCGCACAGGATTTGAACGGCGAAGTGCACATCACGTTCGCCCCGTCAGGGGTCATCTGCACCGTGGATGCGCCGATCGTGCAGGCCTGA
- a CDS encoding NAD(P)H-dependent oxidoreductase — MTKLIGISGSLRQASYNAALLRNAAGLMPENAELVVETIRGIPLYDADVEVNEGIPQRVMELKDAVAAADGLLLVTPEYNNSIPGVFKNAIDWLSRPDSDIKRVFGGKPVAVIGASPSGFGTILSQNAWLPVLRTLRTDFWAGGRLMVSRAQTVFNQDGSFADQKIEEQLRQYLAGFTAYVQSTRRTAP; from the coding sequence GTGACGAAGCTGATTGGTATCTCGGGAAGCCTCCGCCAAGCCTCCTACAACGCCGCGCTGCTGCGGAACGCGGCGGGGCTGATGCCCGAGAATGCGGAACTCGTTGTCGAAACGATACGGGGGATCCCACTTTACGATGCGGATGTCGAGGTCAACGAGGGTATTCCCCAGCGGGTCATGGAGTTGAAGGACGCCGTTGCGGCTGCGGACGGCCTGCTTCTCGTAACTCCGGAATACAACAATTCGATTCCTGGCGTGTTCAAGAACGCCATCGATTGGCTCTCTCGGCCGGACTCGGACATCAAACGCGTTTTCGGCGGCAAACCTGTGGCCGTCATCGGAGCCTCGCCGAGTGGGTTCGGGACGATCCTGTCACAGAATGCGTGGCTTCCGGTTCTGCGGACGCTCAGGACCGATTTCTGGGCCGGCGGCCGCCTGATGGTGTCGCGCGCACAGACGGTCTTCAACCAGGACGGCAGTTTCGCGGATCAGAAGATCGAGGAGCAGCTGCGCCAGTATCTCGCGGGTTTTACCGCCTACGTCCAGTCGACGCGGCGAACTGCGCCCTGA